One window of the Solanum stenotomum isolate F172 chromosome 11, ASM1918654v1, whole genome shotgun sequence genome contains the following:
- the LOC125843537 gene encoding general negative regulator of transcription subunit 4-like isoform X2, whose protein sequence is MSDQGEKTCPLCAEEMDMTDQQLRPCKCGYQVCVWCWHHIMEMAEKDETEGRCPACRSPYNKEKIVGTAANCEKMVSSEKKLTSRKGKSKTADSRKQLSSVRVVQRNLVYIVGLPLSLADEDLLQRKEYFAQYGKVLKVSMSRTAAGAIQQFTNNTCSVYITYSKEEEAVRCIQAVHGFNLDGRPLRACFGTTKYCHAWLRSVPCTNPDCLYLHEIGSQEDSFTKDEVISAYTRVQQITGAITSMQRRSGSVLPPAADDYCNNSSVSAGKPFSKTATNNSATNARGSPPNSSPSRSAALPAGALWGTRALNNQLPPANAPSSNGLPPASAPSSNGLPPASAPSSNELPPASAPSSNGLPPASAPSSSGPLKQKAEICSPLTCSTVVANNSQVLSLPAEAGKKAIHSKESGISQEKRKIDMLEPVKQSVGADDATYSSEKPDIAIRPASSFMNSQFDITPSLKDTDIHLITSSSATNTFDLPLMSNVPSLPKDPYDATDVEENVCSDFSSFSIDKQQKSHATYEKSRELSPSQTNGKSVISADDVIISRQTSDLRLETQDQGIQDTTPEMEDDLLSFNAQRHRDPEVILEKSHSSSPSISLHSSGQLKGYSSQFANGVGPIRANMQTFDQRVDSVLHPSSIGELPNGYPENPFSCAGKYLGSTDDTYYLSNESKRMHLNRFEGETATADHSTNTDRGENNIISNILSMDFDPWNESLASQNLVKLLGETDNQQGSRVSNSRKVQSSNQSRFSFAREEEPMNASTDSRPSLSYIDRSYSHRPLDQDFQNSRSYQLDGFGTRNGFSLFNNQESNGFTNNYSHLSSNKQSVSRSQMTAPPGFSAPNRAPPPGFAYEKMEHNFASLSGTHMLDTTSLLRNEYPSIGNVNNGDIEFMDPAILAVGKGRVQNGLNGSSLDMSPSFPPQPSGFENEARLQFLMQRSLSLHQNQRYTDNRDNFFNDAYGISSRVVEQTLANNLSPFSQLNLPQGRNSVMSNGQWDGWNGGVPSGNDMGMAELLRNERLGYNKLFNGYEEPKFRMSNSGELYNRTFGI, encoded by the exons ATGAGTGACCAAGGAGAAAAGACATGTCCTCTCTGTGCTGAAGAGATGGATATGACAGATCAGCAGTTGAGACCTTGCAAGTGTGGCTATCAG GTATGCGTATGGTGTTGGCATCACATAATGGAAATGGCTGAGAAGGATGAGACAGAAGGGCGGTGTCCTGCTTGCCGCAGTCCATATAATAAGGAAAAGATTGTTGGCACGGCAGCAAATTGTGAAAA GATGGTGAGCTCGGAGAAGAAATTGACATCTCGAAAGGGTAAAAGTAAAACAGCTGATTCGAGAAAGCAACTTAGCAGTGTACGCGTTGTTCAAAGGAATCTTGTCTACATTGTTGGTTTGCCTCTCAGTTTAGCTGATGAAGAT CTTCTGCAGCGGAAAGAATATTTCGCTCAGTATGGGAAGGTTCTGAAGGTGTCTATGTCTCGAACAGCTGCTGGTGCCATTCAACAGTTCACAAATAATACATGCAGTGT ATATATTACCTATTCAAAGGAGGAGGAAGCAGTCCGTTGTATTCAGGCCGTACATGGATTTAATTTGGACGGTCGACCTCTAAG AGCGTGCTTTGGAACAACAAAATACTGTCATGCTTGGTTGAGGAGTGTG CCCTGCACCAATCCTGATTGTTTATACTTGCACGAGATTGGATCGCAAGAAGATAGCTTTACTAAGGATGAAGTAATATCGGCTTACACAAG GGTTCAACAAATTACTGGTGCCATTACTAGTATGCAACGGAGATCAGGGAGTGTTTTACCACCAGCGGCAGACGATTACTGCAATAACAGCTCTGTTTCTGCAGGAAAACCTTTTAGTAAAACTGCTACAAAT AATTCAGCAACCAATGCGAGAGGCTCTCCACCAAATAGCAGCCCTAGTAGATCAGCTGCTCTTCCTGCTGGCGCTTTGTG gGGAACGCGTGCATTAAATAACCAACTGCCACCTGCCAATGCACCAAGTTCTAATGGACTGCCGCCTGCCAGTGCACCAAGTTCTAATGGACTGCCGCCTGCCAGCGCACCAAGTTCTAATGAACTGCCGCCTGCCAGTGCACCAAGTTCTAATGGACTGCCGCCTGCCAGTGCACCAAGTTCTAGTGGACCTCTTAAACAGAAGGCTGAAATATGTAGCCCACTTACATGCTCCACAGTTGTTGCCAATAATAGTCAGGTCTTGTCATTGCCTGCCGAAGCAGGAAAGAAAGCTATTCATAGCAAAGAAAGTGGCATTAGTCAAGAGAAACGTAAAATAGACATGTTAGAACCTGTTAAACAGTCTGTAGGAGCAGATGATGCAACCTATAGTTCTGAAAAACCCGATATAGCCATACGTCCTGCTTCTTCATTTATGAACAGTCAGTTTGATATCACCCCGTCTTTGAAGGACACAGATATACATTTGATCACATCATCCAGTGCTACAAATACCTTTGATCTTCCTTTGATGTCCAATGTACCTAGTTTACCAAAAGATCCCTATGATGCCACAGATGTTGAGGAGAATGTATGCTCagatttttcatcatttagcATTGATAAACAACAAAAGTCACATGCTACCTATGAGAAATCAAGGGAGCTGTCGCCTTCTCAGACGAATGGGAAATCTGTGATTTCTGCAGATGATGTTATTATCTCAAGACAAACGTCTGATTTGAGACTGGAAACACAGGATCAAGGAATACAAGACACAACTCCTGAAATGGAGGATGATTTGCTATCTTTCAATGCACAGAGACATAGGGACCCTGAAGTAATTTTAGAGAAAAGCCACTCATCAAGTCCTTCCATCTCTTTACACTCTTCAGGGCAGCTCAAGGGTTATTCTTCGCAGTTTGCCAATGGGGTTGGACCTATTAGAGCCAACATGCAAACTTTTGATCAGAGAGTTGATTCAGTATTACATCCTTCTAGTATTGGAGAACTTCCTAATGGATACCCTGAAAATCCATTCAGTTGTGCGGGTAAATATTTGGGAAGCACTGATGACACTTATTATTTGTCTAATGAAAGTAAGAGGATGCACTTGAATAGGTTTGAAGGTGAAACTGCTACTGCGGATCATAGTACTAATACAGATAGGGGAGAGAACAATATAATATCTAATATTTTGTCTATGGATTTCGACCCATGGAATGAGTCATTAGCCTCTCAGAACTTGGTTAAGTTGTTGGGAGAAACTGATAACCAACAAGGGTCTAGAgtatcaaactcaagaaaagTACAGAGCAGCAATCAATCAAGGTTCTCTTTTGCAAGGGAGGAAGAACCCATGAATGCATCTACTGATTCTCGTCCATCTTTAAGTTACATTGACAGAAGTTATAGTCATCGCCCTCTTGATCAAGATTTTCAAAATAGCAGAAGTTATCAGCTTGATGGTTTTGGTACTCGCAATGGTTTCTCACTATTTAATAATCAGGAATCTAATGGTTTTACCAACAATTATTCTCACCTCTCCTCTAATAAGCAATCAG TGTCGAGATCTCAGATGACTGCGCCTCCAGGGTTTTCAGCACCAAATAGGGCCCCACCCCCAGGCTTTGCATATGAGAAAATGGAACATAATTTTGCTTCTCTCTCTG GTACCCACATGCTTGATACCACCTCCTTACTGCGCAATGAATATCCATCAATTGGCAATGTCAACAATGGGGACATTGAGTTTATGGATCCTGCAATCTTGGCAGTTGGTAAAGGCAGGGTTCAAAATGGCCTTAATGGCTCAAGTCTAGACATGTCTCCAAGTTTTCCTCCACAGCCAAGTGGTTTTGAAAATGAGGCAAGACTTCAGTTCCTCATGCAAAGATCTCTCTCTCTGCATCAGAATCAGAGATACACTGATAATAGGGATAACTTTTTCAATGATGCTTATGGAATTTCTTCGAGGGTTGTGGAACAAACTCTGGCCAACAATCTTTCCCCATTTTCACAACTGAATCTTCCCCAGGGTAGGAACTCTGTGATGTCAAATGGCCAGTGGGATGGCTGGAATGGTGGGGTCCCAAGCGGAAATGATATGGGCATGGCTGAACTCCTCCGAAATGAAAGGCTGGGCTATAACAAGCTCTTTAATGGATATGAGGAACCAAAGTTCCGCATGTCCAATTCAGGCGAACTGTATAACAGAACATTCGGGATATAG